A single Callithrix jacchus isolate 240 chromosome 4, calJac240_pri, whole genome shotgun sequence DNA region contains:
- the LOC100411069 gene encoding HLA class I histocompatibility antigen, C alpha chain isoform X2 has product MEPRSLLLLLSGALALTETWASSHSLRYFSTTVSRPGGGEPRYFSVGYVDDTQFLRFDSDAAIPKTEPRAPWAEQEGPEYWDLLTRRTEACAQACRVSLRDIRGYYNQSEAGSHTLQVLFGCDLGPDGRLLLGYCRIAYDGKDHVALNEDLRSWTAADMVAEFTQRKLEAENYAEQLRAQLEGECVEMLKRYLENGKETLQRAEPPKTHVTHHPISNQEVTLRCWALGFYPAEVTLTWQRDGEDQTQDTELVETRPAGDGNFQKWAAVVVPSGEEQRYTCHVQHEGLLEPLSLRWEPSSQPTIPIMGIIAGLAVLGTVVIGAVVTAVIWRRKSSGGKGGSYSQAACSDSAQGSDVSLRACKA; this is encoded by the exons ATGGAGCCCCGAAGCCTCCTTCTGCTGCTTTCGGGAGCTCTGGCCCTGACTGAGACCTGGGCGA GCTCCCACTCCCTGAGGTATTTCAGCACCACTGTGTCCCGGCCCGGCGGCGGGGAGCCCCGGTACTTCTCAGTGGGCTACGTGGACGACACTCAGTTCCTGCGGTTCGACAGCGACGCCGCGATTCCGAAGACTGAGCCGCGGGCGCCGTGGGCGGAGCAGGAGGGGCCGGAGTATTGGGACCTGTTGACACGGAGAACAGAGGCCTGCGCACAGGCTTGCCGAGTGAGCCTGCGGGACATACGCGGCTACTACAACCAGAGCGAGGCCG GGTCTCACACCCTCCAGGTGTTGTTTGGCTGCGACCTGGGGCCCGATGGGCGCCTCCTTCTCGGGTACTGCCGCATAGCCTACGACGGCAAGGATCACGTCGCCCTGAACGAGGACCTGCGCTCCTGGACAGCCGCGGACATGGTGGCTGAGTTCACCCAGCGCAAGTTGGAGGCGGAGAACTATGCAGAGCAGTTGAGGGCACAGCTGGAGGGAGAGTGCGTGGAGATGCTCAAAAGATACTTGGAGAACGGGAAGGAGACGCTGCAGCGCGCAG AACCCCCAAAGACACACGTGACTCACCACCCCATCTCTAACCAAGAGGTCACCCTGaggtgctgggccctgggcttcTACCCTGCAGAGGTTACACTGACCTGGCAGCGGGATGGGGAGGACCAAACTCAGGACACAGAGCTTGTGGAGACCAGACCAGCAGGGGACGGAAACTTCCAGAAGTGGGCGGCTGTGGTGGTGCCTTCTGGAGAAGAGCAGAGATACACGTGCCATGTGCAGCACGAGGGGCTGCTGGAGCCCCTCAGCCTGAGATGGG agCCGTCTTCCCAGCCCACCATCCCCATCATGGGCATCATTGCTGGCCTGGCTGTCCTAGGAACTGTGGTCATTGGAGCTGTGGTCACTGCTGTGATATGGAGGAGGAAGAGCTCAG GTGGAAAAGGAGGGAGCTATTCTCAGGCTGCGT GCAGTGACAGTGCCCAGGGCTCTGATGTGTCTCTCAGGGCTTGTAAAG CCTGA
- the LOC100411069 gene encoding patr class I histocompatibility antigen, A-126 alpha chain isoform X1, translating to MEPRSLLLLLSGALALTETWASSHSLRYFSTTVSRPGGGEPRYFSVGYVDDTQFLRFDSDAAIPKTEPRAPWAEQEGPEYWDLLTRRTEACAQACRVSLRDIRGYYNQSEAGSHTLQVLFGCDLGPDGRLLLGYCRIAYDGKDHVALNEDLRSWTAADMVAEFTQRKLEAENYAEQLRAQLEGECVEMLKRYLENGKETLQRAEPPKTHVTHHPISNQEVTLRCWALGFYPAEVTLTWQRDGEDQTQDTELVETRPAGDGNFQKWAAVVVPSGEEQRYTCHVQHEGLLEPLSLRWEPSSQPTIPIMGIIAGLAVLGTVVIGAVVTAVIWRRKSSGHFLPTGGKGGSYSQAACSDSAQGSDVSLRACKA from the exons ATGGAGCCCCGAAGCCTCCTTCTGCTGCTTTCGGGAGCTCTGGCCCTGACTGAGACCTGGGCGA GCTCCCACTCCCTGAGGTATTTCAGCACCACTGTGTCCCGGCCCGGCGGCGGGGAGCCCCGGTACTTCTCAGTGGGCTACGTGGACGACACTCAGTTCCTGCGGTTCGACAGCGACGCCGCGATTCCGAAGACTGAGCCGCGGGCGCCGTGGGCGGAGCAGGAGGGGCCGGAGTATTGGGACCTGTTGACACGGAGAACAGAGGCCTGCGCACAGGCTTGCCGAGTGAGCCTGCGGGACATACGCGGCTACTACAACCAGAGCGAGGCCG GGTCTCACACCCTCCAGGTGTTGTTTGGCTGCGACCTGGGGCCCGATGGGCGCCTCCTTCTCGGGTACTGCCGCATAGCCTACGACGGCAAGGATCACGTCGCCCTGAACGAGGACCTGCGCTCCTGGACAGCCGCGGACATGGTGGCTGAGTTCACCCAGCGCAAGTTGGAGGCGGAGAACTATGCAGAGCAGTTGAGGGCACAGCTGGAGGGAGAGTGCGTGGAGATGCTCAAAAGATACTTGGAGAACGGGAAGGAGACGCTGCAGCGCGCAG AACCCCCAAAGACACACGTGACTCACCACCCCATCTCTAACCAAGAGGTCACCCTGaggtgctgggccctgggcttcTACCCTGCAGAGGTTACACTGACCTGGCAGCGGGATGGGGAGGACCAAACTCAGGACACAGAGCTTGTGGAGACCAGACCAGCAGGGGACGGAAACTTCCAGAAGTGGGCGGCTGTGGTGGTGCCTTCTGGAGAAGAGCAGAGATACACGTGCCATGTGCAGCACGAGGGGCTGCTGGAGCCCCTCAGCCTGAGATGGG agCCGTCTTCCCAGCCCACCATCCCCATCATGGGCATCATTGCTGGCCTGGCTGTCCTAGGAACTGTGGTCATTGGAGCTGTGGTCACTGCTGTGATATGGAGGAGGAAGAGCTCAG GACATTTTCTTCCCACAGGTGGAAAAGGAGGGAGCTATTCTCAGGCTGCGT GCAGTGACAGTGCCCAGGGCTCTGATGTGTCTCTCAGGGCTTGTAAAG CCTGA
- the LOC144582320 gene encoding uncharacterized protein LOC144582320 isoform X1 has protein sequence MWQQEPTLGTQAAVFKTTAHLEGEMAKESSTIKQVQVKKKSSLKLSEPPQPITSLEAIQESRFNLVSSEEIPSAKERWISGLCVICKRKRMNHQVGLLSCFCSEEVDVRDEL, from the exons ATGTGGCAGCAGGAACCCACGCTGGGGACCCAGGCTGCTGTCTTCAAGACCACTGCTCACCTGGAGGGAGAAATGGCCAAGG AATCCAGTACCATCAAACAAGTccaagtgaaaaagaaatcaagcctGAAGCTAAGCGAACCTCCACAGCCAATTACCAGTTTAGAGGCAATACAG GAAAGTCGATTCAACCTGGTATCCAGTGAAGAAATCCCTAGTGCAAAGGAGAGGTGGATCTCAGGACTGTGCGTCATTTGCAAAAGGAAGCGCATGAACCACCAGGTGGGGCTGCTGAGCTGCTTCTGCTCCGAGGAGGTGGATGTCCGGGATGAGCTTTAA
- the LOC100411069 gene encoding patr class I histocompatibility antigen, A-126 alpha chain isoform X3, which yields MEPRSLLLLLSGALALTETWASSHSLRYFSTTVSRPGGGEPRYFSVGYVDDTQFLRFDSDAAIPKTEPRAPWAEQEGPEYWDLLTRRTEACAQACRVSLRDIRGYYNQSEAGSHTLQVLFGCDLGPDGRLLLGYCRIAYDGKDHVALNEDLRSWTAADMVAEFTQRKLEAENYAEQLRAQLEGECVEMLKRYLENGKETLQRAEVTLTWQRDGEDQTQDTELVETRPAGDGNFQKWAAVVVPSGEEQRYTCHVQHEGLLEPLSLRWEPSSQPTIPIMGIIAGLAVLGTVVIGAVVTAVIWRRKSSGHFLPTGGKGGSYSQAACSDSAQGSDVSLRACKA from the exons ATGGAGCCCCGAAGCCTCCTTCTGCTGCTTTCGGGAGCTCTGGCCCTGACTGAGACCTGGGCGA GCTCCCACTCCCTGAGGTATTTCAGCACCACTGTGTCCCGGCCCGGCGGCGGGGAGCCCCGGTACTTCTCAGTGGGCTACGTGGACGACACTCAGTTCCTGCGGTTCGACAGCGACGCCGCGATTCCGAAGACTGAGCCGCGGGCGCCGTGGGCGGAGCAGGAGGGGCCGGAGTATTGGGACCTGTTGACACGGAGAACAGAGGCCTGCGCACAGGCTTGCCGAGTGAGCCTGCGGGACATACGCGGCTACTACAACCAGAGCGAGGCCG GGTCTCACACCCTCCAGGTGTTGTTTGGCTGCGACCTGGGGCCCGATGGGCGCCTCCTTCTCGGGTACTGCCGCATAGCCTACGACGGCAAGGATCACGTCGCCCTGAACGAGGACCTGCGCTCCTGGACAGCCGCGGACATGGTGGCTGAGTTCACCCAGCGCAAGTTGGAGGCGGAGAACTATGCAGAGCAGTTGAGGGCACAGCTGGAGGGAGAGTGCGTGGAGATGCTCAAAAGATACTTGGAGAACGGGAAGGAGACGCTGCAGCGCGCAG AGGTTACACTGACCTGGCAGCGGGATGGGGAGGACCAAACTCAGGACACAGAGCTTGTGGAGACCAGACCAGCAGGGGACGGAAACTTCCAGAAGTGGGCGGCTGTGGTGGTGCCTTCTGGAGAAGAGCAGAGATACACGTGCCATGTGCAGCACGAGGGGCTGCTGGAGCCCCTCAGCCTGAGATGGG agCCGTCTTCCCAGCCCACCATCCCCATCATGGGCATCATTGCTGGCCTGGCTGTCCTAGGAACTGTGGTCATTGGAGCTGTGGTCACTGCTGTGATATGGAGGAGGAAGAGCTCAG GACATTTTCTTCCCACAGGTGGAAAAGGAGGGAGCTATTCTCAGGCTGCGT GCAGTGACAGTGCCCAGGGCTCTGATGTGTCTCTCAGGGCTTGTAAAG CCTGA
- the LOC100411069 gene encoding patr class I histocompatibility antigen, A-126 alpha chain isoform X5: MEPRSLLLLLSGALALTETWASSHSLRYFSTTVSRPGGGEPRYFSVGYVDDTQFLRFDSDAAIPKTEPRAPWAEQEGPEYWDLLTRRTEACAQACRVSLRDIRGYYNQSEAGSHTLQVLFGCDLGPDGRLLLGYCRIAYDGKDHVALNEDLRSWTAADMVAEFTQRKLEAENYAEQLRAQLEGECVEMLKRYLENGKETLQRAEPPKTHVTHHPISNQEVTLRCWALGFYPAEVTLTWQRDGEDQTQDTELVETRPAGDGNFQKWAAVVVPSGEEQRYTCHVQHEGLLEPLSLRWEPSSQPTIPIMGIIAGLAVLGTVVIGAVVTAVIWRRKSSGGKGGSYSQAACSDSAQGSDVSLRACKGETLGLPCVGLRCRISSRLPFVTSRASGISFCKGI, translated from the exons ATGGAGCCCCGAAGCCTCCTTCTGCTGCTTTCGGGAGCTCTGGCCCTGACTGAGACCTGGGCGA GCTCCCACTCCCTGAGGTATTTCAGCACCACTGTGTCCCGGCCCGGCGGCGGGGAGCCCCGGTACTTCTCAGTGGGCTACGTGGACGACACTCAGTTCCTGCGGTTCGACAGCGACGCCGCGATTCCGAAGACTGAGCCGCGGGCGCCGTGGGCGGAGCAGGAGGGGCCGGAGTATTGGGACCTGTTGACACGGAGAACAGAGGCCTGCGCACAGGCTTGCCGAGTGAGCCTGCGGGACATACGCGGCTACTACAACCAGAGCGAGGCCG GGTCTCACACCCTCCAGGTGTTGTTTGGCTGCGACCTGGGGCCCGATGGGCGCCTCCTTCTCGGGTACTGCCGCATAGCCTACGACGGCAAGGATCACGTCGCCCTGAACGAGGACCTGCGCTCCTGGACAGCCGCGGACATGGTGGCTGAGTTCACCCAGCGCAAGTTGGAGGCGGAGAACTATGCAGAGCAGTTGAGGGCACAGCTGGAGGGAGAGTGCGTGGAGATGCTCAAAAGATACTTGGAGAACGGGAAGGAGACGCTGCAGCGCGCAG AACCCCCAAAGACACACGTGACTCACCACCCCATCTCTAACCAAGAGGTCACCCTGaggtgctgggccctgggcttcTACCCTGCAGAGGTTACACTGACCTGGCAGCGGGATGGGGAGGACCAAACTCAGGACACAGAGCTTGTGGAGACCAGACCAGCAGGGGACGGAAACTTCCAGAAGTGGGCGGCTGTGGTGGTGCCTTCTGGAGAAGAGCAGAGATACACGTGCCATGTGCAGCACGAGGGGCTGCTGGAGCCCCTCAGCCTGAGATGGG agCCGTCTTCCCAGCCCACCATCCCCATCATGGGCATCATTGCTGGCCTGGCTGTCCTAGGAACTGTGGTCATTGGAGCTGTGGTCACTGCTGTGATATGGAGGAGGAAGAGCTCAG GTGGAAAAGGAGGGAGCTATTCTCAGGCTGCGT GCAGTGACAGTGCCCAGGGCTCTGATGTGTCTCTCAGGGCTTGTAAAGGTGAGACCCTGGGG CTGCCTTGTGTGGGACTGAGATGCAGGATTTCTTCACGCCTCCCCTTTGTGACTTCAAGAGCATCTGGCATCTCTTTCTGCAAAGGCATCTGA
- the LOC144582320 gene encoding uncharacterized protein LOC144582320 isoform X3, with protein sequence MDEEMITQHKSSTIKQVQVKKKSSLKLSEPPQPITSLEAIQESRFNLVSSEEIPSAKERWISGLCVICKRKRMNHQVGLLSCFCSEEVDVRDEL encoded by the exons ATGGATGAAGAAATGATAACACAGCATA AATCCAGTACCATCAAACAAGTccaagtgaaaaagaaatcaagcctGAAGCTAAGCGAACCTCCACAGCCAATTACCAGTTTAGAGGCAATACAG GAAAGTCGATTCAACCTGGTATCCAGTGAAGAAATCCCTAGTGCAAAGGAGAGGTGGATCTCAGGACTGTGCGTCATTTGCAAAAGGAAGCGCATGAACCACCAGGTGGGGCTGCTGAGCTGCTTCTGCTCCGAGGAGGTGGATGTCCGGGATGAGCTTTAA
- the LOC100411069 gene encoding patr class I histocompatibility antigen, A-126 alpha chain isoform X4: protein MEPRSLLLLLSGALALTETWASSHSLRYFSTTVSRPGGGEPRYFSVGYVDDTQFLRFDSDAAIPKTEPRAPWAEQEGPEYWDLLTRRTEACAQACRVSLRDIRGYYNQSEAGSHTLQVLFGCDLGPDGRLLLGYCRIAYDGKDHVALNEDLRSWTAADMVAEFTQRKLEAENYAEQLRAQLEGECVEMLKRYLENGKETLQRAEVTLTWQRDGEDQTQDTELVETRPAGDGNFQKWAAVVVPSGEEQRYTCHVQHEGLLEPLSLRWEPSSQPTIPIMGIIAGLAVLGTVVIGAVVTAVIWRRKSSGGKGGSYSQAACSDSAQGSDVSLRACKA, encoded by the exons ATGGAGCCCCGAAGCCTCCTTCTGCTGCTTTCGGGAGCTCTGGCCCTGACTGAGACCTGGGCGA GCTCCCACTCCCTGAGGTATTTCAGCACCACTGTGTCCCGGCCCGGCGGCGGGGAGCCCCGGTACTTCTCAGTGGGCTACGTGGACGACACTCAGTTCCTGCGGTTCGACAGCGACGCCGCGATTCCGAAGACTGAGCCGCGGGCGCCGTGGGCGGAGCAGGAGGGGCCGGAGTATTGGGACCTGTTGACACGGAGAACAGAGGCCTGCGCACAGGCTTGCCGAGTGAGCCTGCGGGACATACGCGGCTACTACAACCAGAGCGAGGCCG GGTCTCACACCCTCCAGGTGTTGTTTGGCTGCGACCTGGGGCCCGATGGGCGCCTCCTTCTCGGGTACTGCCGCATAGCCTACGACGGCAAGGATCACGTCGCCCTGAACGAGGACCTGCGCTCCTGGACAGCCGCGGACATGGTGGCTGAGTTCACCCAGCGCAAGTTGGAGGCGGAGAACTATGCAGAGCAGTTGAGGGCACAGCTGGAGGGAGAGTGCGTGGAGATGCTCAAAAGATACTTGGAGAACGGGAAGGAGACGCTGCAGCGCGCAG AGGTTACACTGACCTGGCAGCGGGATGGGGAGGACCAAACTCAGGACACAGAGCTTGTGGAGACCAGACCAGCAGGGGACGGAAACTTCCAGAAGTGGGCGGCTGTGGTGGTGCCTTCTGGAGAAGAGCAGAGATACACGTGCCATGTGCAGCACGAGGGGCTGCTGGAGCCCCTCAGCCTGAGATGGG agCCGTCTTCCCAGCCCACCATCCCCATCATGGGCATCATTGCTGGCCTGGCTGTCCTAGGAACTGTGGTCATTGGAGCTGTGGTCACTGCTGTGATATGGAGGAGGAAGAGCTCAG GTGGAAAAGGAGGGAGCTATTCTCAGGCTGCGT GCAGTGACAGTGCCCAGGGCTCTGATGTGTCTCTCAGGGCTTGTAAAG CCTGA
- the LOC144582320 gene encoding uncharacterized protein LOC144582320 isoform X2: MWQQEPTLGTQAAVFKTTAHLEGEMAKESSTIKQVQVKKKSSLKLSEPPQPITSLEAIQESRFNLVSSEEIPSAKERWISGLCVICKRKRMNHQGELTL; encoded by the exons ATGTGGCAGCAGGAACCCACGCTGGGGACCCAGGCTGCTGTCTTCAAGACCACTGCTCACCTGGAGGGAGAAATGGCCAAGG AATCCAGTACCATCAAACAAGTccaagtgaaaaagaaatcaagcctGAAGCTAAGCGAACCTCCACAGCCAATTACCAGTTTAGAGGCAATACAG GAAAGTCGATTCAACCTGGTATCCAGTGAAGAAATCCCTAGTGCAAAGGAGAGGTGGATCTCAGGACTGTGCGTCATTTGCAAAAGGAAGCGCATGAACCACCAG GGCGAGCTCACTCTCTGA